One region of Candidatus Aenigmatarchaeota archaeon genomic DNA includes:
- a CDS encoding 50S ribosomal protein L6 — protein sequence MEREFQIPEGVNVEVEGKTVKVSGKNGQLTRTFKYFYDIKITKENGKVKVSCGDEKRKAKAMVGTIIAHLKNMSKGVSKGYKYKMKIVYSHFPMSVKVDGDKVLINNFIGEKSPRIAKIVGKTKVEVIGQDIILSGIDKEEVGQTMGNIEQACRITKFDRRIFQDGIYFVGEEDG from the coding sequence ATGGAAAGGGAATTTCAAATACCTGAAGGGGTTAATGTGGAGGTAGAGGGAAAAACTGTAAAAGTTTCTGGGAAGAATGGGCAATTGACAAGGACCTTCAAGTATTTCTATGATATAAAGATTACAAAGGAGAATGGAAAAGTCAAGGTTTCTTGCGGGGATGAAAAAAGGAAGGCTAAGGCCATGGTTGGCACAATTATTGCCCATTTAAAAAATATGTCAAAGGGGGTTTCAAAGGGTTACAAATATAAGATGAAAATAGTTTATTCTCACTTTCCAATGAGTGTAAAGGTTGATGGCGACAAAGTTTTAATAAACAATTTCATAGGGGAAAAGAGCCCAAGAATAGCAAAAATAGTTGGAAAAACAAAAGTAGAGGTAATAGGTCAGGATATTATATTATCTGGTATAGATAAGGAAGAAGTAGGTCAGACAATGGGAAACATAGAGCAGGCTTGTAGGATAACAAAATTTGATAGGAGAATATTCCAAGATGGCATATATTTTGTTGGTGAAGAAGATGGTTAA
- a CDS encoding 50S ribosomal protein L32e: protein MVNPRKKPKFLKQGINYLKRIRVRWRRPRGRDSKLRKKEKSKGKIPNPGYGAPKEMRGLHPSGFEEVYVQNLRDLEKIDPKKQVGRLSSTLGKKKREMIIKEAKERNIRLLNA from the coding sequence ATGGTTAACCCAAGAAAAAAACCAAAGTTCCTGAAGCAAGGTATAAATTATCTTAAAAGGATAAGGGTAAGATGGAGAAGACCCAGGGGGCGAGACAGCAAGTTAAGAAAAAAGGAGAAATCAAAGGGTAAAATACCAAATCCAGGATATGGTGCTCCTAAGGAAATGAGAGGTTTACATCCTTCAGGATTTGAAGAGGTTTATGTTCAAAACCTAAGAGATCTTGAGAAAATAGACCCAAAAAAACAAGTTGGAAGGTTATCTTCAACATTGGGAAAAAAGAAAAGAGAAATGATAATAAAGGAGGCCAAAGAGAGGAATATAAGATTGCTGAATGCGTGA
- a CDS encoding 50S ribosomal protein L30 — MHSKIFIDSSRVISLFAVIRVRGSVNVRKDVEDTLKMLRLHRVNHCVLVSENPQYLGMLKKVKDWVTFGKVDKKTVILLFEKRGMLTGRRKLDEKSLKRITKYETFEKFVDDLMKGKIKLKDYPEIKPVFRLNPPRKGYKAIRLPYPMGDLGNRGGKISELIERMV, encoded by the coding sequence ATGCACTCAAAAATCTTCATAGATTCAAGTCGGGTGATTAGTTTGTTTGCAGTTATTAGGGTAAGGGGAAGTGTAAATGTAAGAAAGGATGTGGAAGATACTCTTAAGATGTTGAGACTTCATAGAGTTAACCACTGCGTACTTGTCTCAGAAAATCCCCAATATCTTGGTATGTTAAAAAAGGTAAAGGATTGGGTGACTTTTGGGAAAGTTGACAAAAAAACTGTCATACTTTTATTTGAGAAGAGGGGTATGTTAACTGGAAGAAGAAAATTGGATGAAAAGTCCTTGAAAAGAATTACAAAATATGAGACATTTGAGAAATTTGTTGATGATTTGATGAAAGGGAAGATTAAGTTGAAGGATTATCCTGAGATAAAACCAGTTTTTAGATTAAATCCACCAAGAAAGGGATACAAGGCCATAAGGTTACCTTATCCAATGGGCGACCTTGGCAATAGAGGAGGGAAGATTTCTGAGTTAATTGAAAGGATGGTTTGA
- a CDS encoding 50S ribosomal protein L18, which yields MKMGPKYKLPFKRRFEGKTDYRKRLALIKSGEIRLVVRKSNKHTKLQIVKYQPEGDRTLASASTQDLIKLGWKYSTSNTPSAYLAGLLMGIKARKNKLKKVILDIGPQVSVKGSKIYAAVKGVIDAGIEVPCSEEMFPPESRIKGENIVKYAKECNNKNQFSKIKPVDMVKDFEKIKEKILKG from the coding sequence GTGAAGATGGGACCTAAATACAAGTTGCCATTTAAAAGAAGGTTTGAGGGAAAAACCGATTATAGAAAGAGATTAGCCTTAATTAAGAGTGGAGAGATAAGGTTAGTTGTCCGGAAGTCTAACAAACACACAAAGTTGCAGATAGTAAAATATCAACCAGAGGGTGACAGGACTCTCGCATCTGCTAGCACCCAGGATCTTATAAAATTGGGATGGAAATATTCAACTTCAAACACACCTTCAGCCTATTTGGCTGGTTTATTAATGGGGATAAAGGCAAGGAAAAACAAGTTGAAGAAAGTTATCCTGGATATAGGACCCCAGGTAAGTGTTAAAGGGTCAAAAATTTACGCTGCTGTAAAGGGTGTAATTGATGCGGGTATTGAGGTTCCTTGCTCTGAGGAGATGTTTCCACCTGAATCAAGAATAAAAGGTGAAAATATTGTTAAATATGCAAAAGAATGTAATAACAAAAATCAATTTTCAAAGATCAAACCTGTCGATATGGTAAAGGACTTTGAAAAAATAAAAGAAAAGATATTGAAGGGTTGA
- a CDS encoding 50S ribosomal protein L19e, which translates to MGGLKLQKRLASEILKVGETKVWIDPSHLEDVKKAIKRSDIRKMINYGYIKAKREKIRVKTEKKKKQGPGSKKGKKGARTPKKRSWMTTIRPLRKMLKELKEGGKIDTKTYRKLYYQIKSGAFRNRSHFKLYLKQRGIISEDGT; encoded by the coding sequence ATGGGTGGCTTAAAGTTGCAAAAAAGGTTGGCATCTGAAATACTAAAAGTTGGTGAAACAAAAGTTTGGATAGATCCATCACATCTAGAGGATGTTAAAAAGGCCATAAAAAGATCTGATATAAGAAAAATGATAAATTATGGTTATATAAAGGCTAAAAGGGAAAAAATAAGAGTTAAAACTGAGAAAAAGAAGAAGCAAGGACCTGGAAGTAAGAAAGGTAAAAAAGGAGCAAGAACCCCAAAAAAGAGATCTTGGATGACCACTATAAGACCTTTGAGAAAAATGCTTAAAGAATTAAAAGAAGGGGGTAAAATAGACACTAAAACTTATAGGAAATTGTATTATCAAATAAAAAGTGGTGCGTTCAGAAATAGAAGCCACTTTAAGCTATATTTGAAGCAAAGGGGGATAATAAGTGAAGATGGGACCTAA
- the rpsE gene encoding 30S ribosomal protein S5, whose protein sequence is MTLEEDNKEAIIETKKREEILTSWKPKTQLGRDVLSGKIKDIREILDRGIKIKEPEIVDYLVPNLKAELILIGGRPGKGGGIERTPVRVTAKMHRSGRRYRYSAFVVVGNGDGIVGYGKGIGKEGKIAIEKATRKAKLNLIYVPTYCGSWECGCGENHSIPYKTEGKSGSVRVILLPAPKGIGLAVSIENRKLLSLAGVSDLWIKTFGNSAARYNLVKATFNALKNLHRFKSGD, encoded by the coding sequence ATGACATTGGAAGAGGATAACAAAGAGGCAATAATAGAAACAAAAAAAAGAGAAGAGATACTTACCAGTTGGAAGCCAAAAACCCAATTGGGTAGAGATGTGCTTTCAGGAAAGATAAAAGATATAAGGGAGATTTTAGACAGGGGAATAAAGATAAAGGAACCCGAGATAGTTGATTATTTGGTTCCTAACTTAAAAGCAGAACTTATTCTTATAGGTGGAAGGCCAGGAAAGGGTGGTGGTATTGAGAGGACACCTGTCAGGGTGACTGCCAAGATGCATAGGTCTGGTAGAAGATATAGATACAGTGCATTTGTGGTAGTGGGAAATGGTGATGGAATAGTTGGATATGGAAAAGGAATTGGGAAGGAGGGTAAGATAGCAATTGAAAAGGCCACTAGAAAGGCTAAACTCAACCTTATATATGTACCTACTTATTGTGGTTCATGGGAATGTGGGTGCGGAGAAAATCATTCAATTCCCTACAAGACCGAAGGTAAGTCTGGTTCTGTCAGGGTTATTCTTTTACCAGCACCAAAAGGAATAGGTCTTGCTGTTAGCATTGAAAACAGAAAGCTCTTGTCTCTTGCAGGAGTAAGTGATTTATGGATAAAGACTTTTGGAAACAGTGCCGCCAGATATAATCTCGTGAAGGCAACATTCAATGCACTCAAAAATCTTCATAGATTCAAGTCGGGTGATTAG
- a CDS encoding 30S ribosomal protein S8, whose translation MRQDLLADALITIKNADAVGKKECIIPASKLIGEILKIMQKEKYIGIFEFIDDGKSGNFKVHLNNRINKCNVIKPRYSVGVDEFEKFEKRYLPAKDFGILILTTNKGVMTHIEAKKNHVGGKLLAYVY comes from the coding sequence ATGAGGCAAGATCTGTTGGCAGATGCCCTGATTACAATAAAAAATGCAGATGCCGTTGGAAAAAAGGAATGTATAATCCCAGCTTCAAAACTTATCGGAGAAATACTAAAAATTATGCAAAAAGAGAAGTATATAGGAATTTTTGAGTTTATAGATGATGGAAAATCTGGAAATTTCAAGGTCCATCTAAATAATAGGATAAATAAATGCAATGTGATAAAGCCTAGATATTCTGTTGGAGTAGATGAGTTTGAAAAATTCGAGAAGAGATATCTGCCGGCAAAAGACTTTGGAATCTTGATACTTACAACAAATAAGGGTGTGATGACCCATATTGAAGCAAAGAAAAATCATGTAGGTGGAAAATTATTGGCCTATGTTTATTGA